The sequence AATGGCGACATCGCTGCAGCCGGCGAATGACCAGCTGGCCGACGACCTCGATGCCCAGAGCGGGCAGCTTCGGCGGGCCGAGAAGTGGTTCTTCGCCGGTGTCATCATCACTGGCTCAGTGCTCGTGGGACCCCTGGGCCTACCGGTGCTGATCTACGGCATCTATCAACTACGAAAGATCTCCAAGCTCGGGCGGCACGCGGTCCGGCCCTGGCATGTCTCGGTGATCGGGGCATTCGCGATCATCGATGCGGCAGCGAATTTCGTTGGATGGTCATTCTGTACGTTCGCCGCTCGAACCGGGGTGGGATGGTCGTTCTTGCGGGACGGTTACGGGTTCGGCTTCGACGGTTTCTATCACGTCGATTACGGCTCCACGTTCATGATCAACGGGGTGGCAGGGCCCGGTGAACAAGCCTTCATCTTCATGGCGATGTTCGTGCTCTGGCCGATGCGGCTATGTGCGGCCTGGGCCTTCCTGAAGATGAAGCGCTGGGGATTCCGCTGGATGATCACCACCACCTGGATGCTCGTGTTGTTCTGGGTGGGTTGGACAACCAATGGCTTGATGTACTTCGACGAGCGCTTCGGTGCAATCGGTGATCCCGCGTTCGGCTACCTCGGCTGGTGGCTGTTCAACAGTGTCTACATCCTTGGTCCGGTGGTCATGGTTCCGTACCTCTACACCGTGAATAAGGAACTGTGGAGCGAGGAGTGATGGCTTCGGCGAACGTGACGGTCAATTAGCGGGCTTCGTCCTCGTGGTCCTCGAGGACCACGAGGACCTCGCCGCTGTTCACTTGGTCACCGGGGGTGATCCTCACGGCGACGACCGTGGCGGGCCCGGTCGCGGTGATGGTGTGTTCCATTTTCATCGCTTCCAAAACCACCAGGGAATCACCTTTGACCACACGCGCACCCACTTCCACGTTGACCCTCACAGCGATGCCGGGCATCGGCGCCACCAGGGAGCCGGCCTCGATTCGAGACTCCGGTTCGGCGAAGCGATTCCGCACGCCCAAGGCCCGCACCGATTCCGGACCTGTGACATAAATGCGATCGGCCGCGAACTCGACGGTCAGCCTGCGGCGCACGCCGTCCACCGTGATGTCGACCAGATTCGGCGAGCTCTGGTGAACTGTCAGATTCGGCCTCGTGTCGTCCAGAGTGATGTCATATCCGTTGTGGCGAACCAGAAGCCGCACCGAGTGGGCGGTATCGCCGTCCTGCAGAAGCACTTCCTGCGGAACGGCCGGGGTCGATCGGAAGCCGGCAGGCAAGCTTCGCAGCACCGGCGCAGTGTCGCGACCGTGCTCGACCACCGCCAGCGCGGCGGCGAGGAGATAGGCCGAGGATGCCCCGGCCGCCTCTCGGCGCGCCTCCTCCACGAGGTCAGCCGGTGGGTGGTCGGACAGAAACGATGTGGTGGTGTCGCCGCGGCGGTAGGCGGGATCACGCAGGATGCCGACGAGTAGGTCACGGTTGGACGTGACACCGTCCACGCACGCATGTTGGAGCGTTGTGGCGAGGGCTCCTGCGGCCTCCGCGCGGGAGTCGCGGTGCGCGATGACTTTGGCCAGCAGCGGGTCGTAGTGGATCGACACCTCCGACCCGGTGCCGACGCCGGTATCCACCCGGATACCGGGCGGGTCCGGGATGGCGAATCGAGCAAGGGTTCCCGAGGCCGGCAGGAAACCCGCCTCGACATCCTCGGCGTAGAGCCGCGCCTCGATCGCATGCCCGCGGACGTGAAAATCGGTCAACTCCTGGGGTAGTCGGCCACCCGCGGCGACGATGAGCTGAAGGCGAACGAGATCCAGACCGGTGGTGAGCTCGGTGACCGGATGTTCGACCTGCAGGCGGGTGTTCATCTCCAGGAAGTAGAACTCGCCATCGGTATCCAGGAGAAACTCGACGGTGCCCGCCCCGACATAGTCGATGGCCTTGGCGGCGGCGACAGCCGCGGCGCCCATGGCCTCGCGCAGCGGCGGGTCCACGGCGGGCGATGGAGCTTCTTCGATGATCTTCTGATACCGGCGCTGTATCGAGCACTCGCGTTCTCCGAGATGGAATACCTGGCCGTGCTCGTCGCCGAACACCTGGATCTCGATATGCCTGGCCCCGCGCAGATAGCGTTCCAGAAACACCGTGTCGTCACCGAACGCCGCGCGCGCTTCGCGACGGCACGCCGCGACATGCGCGTCGAGGGTGGCCTCGTCGTGCACCAGCCGCATCGCCTTTCCGCCGCCCCCGGCACTGGCCTTGACCAACAGCGGGTAACCGACTCGCCGGCCAGCCGCCGCGACGTCATCGGAGCCTGTGAGCTCGGCCGACGGCAGCAGCGGTACACCGGCGTTCGCCATCGTTCGCTTGGCCTCGGTCTTGGATCCCATGCGACGGATCGCCTCGGGGGAGGGACCGATGAACGTGATATCCGCGTCCGCGCACCGCTGTGCGAACGACGCGTTCTCGGCGAGGAAGCCATAGCCGGGATGGATGGCGTCGGCTCTGGCGTGCCGGGCGGCCTCGAGCACCCGCTCGATGTCGAGATAGCTCTCGGCGGCGCTATAGCCGGGCAGGCGCACTGCGACGTCGGCATCGCGGACATGGGATGAGTCCGCGTCGGCATCGGAGTACACCGCGGCGACCCCGATGCCAAGTTCACGGCATGTGCGGGTGATGCGGCGGGCGATTTCGCCCCGGTTGGCGATCAGGATGCGGTGGAACACGGAATCCTCTCGGCAGGCGACGGAGACAGTAAGTATAATGTCCAACAGTTAAATCTATCGCGGTATTGTTTCACATGCCATCGGCGTCGAAGTGGACAGGAGGGCCATGCAGCGGCTCATGACGTCGGTTGATCAGGGGTCAGCCAACTACGTCGACAACCGAAACGCGATGGAGCAGGCGCTGGCCGAATTGCGGACACACCTGGACGAGTCGTTGGTCGGGGGTGGCGAAAAATACGTCGCGCGACACCGCGAACGCGGGCGCCTGCTGCCCAGGGAGCGCATCGAACTGCTCGTGGACATCGGAAGCCCGATGATCGAGCTGTCACCGCTGGCCGCCGCAGGGACCGGATTTCCGACGGGCGGCAGCGTCGTGACCGCGATCGGTGTCGTCGAGGGAGTGGAGTGTGCGCTGATCGCCAGCGACCCCACTGTGCGGGGCGGCGCGATCAACCCGATATCGGTGACCAAGATTCTTCGGGCCATGGACATCGCCCGAGAGAACAGGTTGCCGTTACTGTTTCTGGTCGAGTCCGGGGGCGCGGACCTGCCCAGCCAGGGTGACTTTTATCTGCGGGGTGGCAACCAGTACCGCCATCTCACCCAGATGTCGGCGTTGGGTGTCCCCACTGTGGCGTTGGTCTTCGGCAACGCCACCGCTGGCGGTGCCTACGTTCCCGGCATGTGTGACTACACCATTCTGATCAAGAACCAGAGCAAGGTATTTCTCGGCGGGCCACCGCTGGTGAAAATGGCCACCGGGGAGGAGTCTGACGATGAGACGCTGGGCGGCGCGGAGATGCATGCTCGCGACTCCGGACTGTGCGACTACCTGGCCGACGACGAGATGGATTGTATTCGGCTTGCCAGACAGATTATTTCGCACCTTGGATGGCGCAAGCTCGGTCCGGAGCCCGGGCCTGTGGTGGAGCCACTGGCGGATCCGGACGATCTGCTCGGCATCGCGTCGGCAGATCCGAAGGTGCCCTTCGATGTCCGCGAAGTTCTCGCCCGAATCGTTGACGGTAGCGAGTTCGACGAATTCAAGCCCTATTACGGCCAGGCGCTGCTGACCGGGTGGGCGCGTATCCACGGCTATCTGGTGGGGATCCTGGCCAACAAGCAGGGCGTGCTGTTCTCTGAAGAGTCCGAGAAGGCATCGCAATTCATTCAATTGGCGAACCAGATGGATCAGCCGCTGATATTCATCCACAACTGCACCGGGTTCATGGTCGGCGCCGAGTACGAGAAGCGGGGCATCGTCAAGGACGGGGCGAAGATGATCAACGCGGTAGCCAACAGCACCGTGCCGCACATCGCGTTGATGGCCGGCGCGTCCTACGGTGCCGGCAACTACGGCATGTCCGGGCGGCCGTTCAATCCCCGGTTTGCCTTCTCCTGGCCGACGGCACGAGTTGCTGTGATGGGCGGAACGCAATTGGCAGGGGTGCTCTCGATCGTGGCGCGCCAATCCGCGCAGGCTCAGGGCAAGCCGTTCGACGAGGATGCCGACGCGAAGATGAGGCAAGCCATCGAGGCGCAGATCGAGGCCGAGTCCACGGCGCTCTTCAACACTGCCCGCATCTACGACGACGGGATCATCGACCCCAGGGATACCCGGCACGTGCTCGGCATGGCGTTGTCGGTGACCCATTCCGCCGAGGTGCGCGGGGTCAAAGGGGGCTACGGCGTGTTCCGCATGTAGGCCCGGAGGTCGGTGCTTGCCAATGCGTCACCGCAGTGGCGGTTCGTGCAGCTCCGTTTGCCGCACGAGCCAGTCCGTGGCGTCCCGCGCGAGAATGGTCAGCTCGTCCGGCGCGCAACGCAGGCACGGCGACACGACGGTTCCGAGCACGGCAATAACGTCGTCGCGGTAACGTGTCGGCACCGCACCGATATCGACAACCACGGTGGTGGCCCCCACCGCATCACGGCGACGCCTGATGTCCTGCAACGCCGCCGCGTCGGGGACCACCGTTCCATGGGCCCATGCGAGGAACATCATCGAATCGCCCTGTGTCAGTGGGTCTGCCGTCCCCAGTGTCGAGCCAGCGTCGATCGTCCAGGTAGGAATGCTCGGCTGCACGGGTGCAGGGGTCACCGGCATCACCCGACCGTCGTCGAGCGACCATCCCGTCCACGCGCCGAGGATCGCAGCGAGATCCTCGCGCCAGCCCTCGTCCGAGTGAATGCGCAGTATCAGCTCGAGCCGACCTCCCGACATCGCATCCAGGACGCCGATGTCCTCGGCGATCCGCAGGGGCGCCGCCGAGCCGCGCAACGTGAGCACCACCGGGATTCGAAGGTGTCGGGTGCAGGTGGCGACGGCGCCCGCCGCGGCCATCACGTACGTGTCGTCGCTGTTCGGGGGCCCGGGCCTGATTGACCCCACGACGAGGGCATCGATGTTGTGGTTCTGGGCGACCCCGGCCAGGCGCCGGATCTCGGCGGCGTCCGCGCCGGGTGCCGACACAGCGAGCCGCGGGGCGCTCACGCGCGCCTCCCGAGCTGCGGTAAGACCTCGTCCGCGAGCAGATCCAGACAGCGGCGCAGCGCGTTGCCGGTGACGCCGTCGAAGCGCACCCGCAGCGCCAGGGTGTCCGCCCCGGCGTCGATGAGCCGGCCGAGGCGGTCGACGACTTCCCCCGGGCTGCCGAAGATGGCCTGCCTTGTCATCTGCTCGGCGAGCGAGTCACGGTGTGCGCGCTGCGCAACGGGATCATCAAGCCAGAAATTGGAGTAATGCCGCCACATTTCGAGCAACCGGCCCCTGGCCCACCGCACCATCGCCGGATCGGTGTCCACCCAGCACTCCCGCATCGCACCGAACCTCGGCGGTGGTCCAGCGCGCCGCTTCAGGTTCTCCGCCCAGGTATCCCGCATCGTCGAGAGGTTGCGGCTTGTCACGGTGGGCATGAGCAGTACCGAGGCGCCGAATCGCGCCGCCCGCGCGATACCGTCGGGAACACCTGTGCCAACCCATAAGTCGACGGGCCCCGTCCGCTCCCGCAGCGCGGCGCTGTCCAGCTGCGCCACCCGCTCTTCGGTGAGCCTCACCCGATCCGCAGGGCGTACCCGCGCAGCTGCGAATTCCACAGCGCGGTAACCGATCCCGACCCCCAGCCGGAATCGGTTCGGCGCAAGCGATGCGAGCGCGGCGGTTCCTTCCGCGATGCGTGCCGCGGTGTGAAAGGGCACGACCATCACGCCGGAGGCGATCCGCAGGGAGCTGGTAGCGCTCAACAGGCCCGCGGCAGCCGGGAAGAGCGAGGGGCAATAGCCGTCGTAGGAGAGGTGATGCTCACCCATCCAAAGGGTGTCGAACCCGAGCTGTTCGACGACGCGGGCCTCCGCCACCGCCTCCTCGTAGACCTTCGGGCGTGGGATCGGACGCATGTAGGTCGATTGCATGCTCCAGAAACCCACGCCGACCTCGAGAGCCCGTGTCGGCGTGCTGGCGGGTTCACGGACGGTCAAGCAACACCCCCACGTCACGGCCTTGGCAAGTTTCAAGGCTCCGGTTATTGTCGGACAATACCGTGCCGCAGAGGAGTGGGTCGCGCATGCTAC comes from Mycolicibacterium pulveris and encodes:
- a CDS encoding ATP-binding protein, translated to MDIILTVSVACREDSVFHRILIANRGEIARRITRTCRELGIGVAAVYSDADADSSHVRDADVAVRLPGYSAAESYLDIERVLEAARHARADAIHPGYGFLAENASFAQRCADADITFIGPSPEAIRRMGSKTEAKRTMANAGVPLLPSAELTGSDDVAAAGRRVGYPLLVKASAGGGGKAMRLVHDEATLDAHVAACRREARAAFGDDTVFLERYLRGARHIEIQVFGDEHGQVFHLGERECSIQRRYQKIIEEAPSPAVDPPLREAMGAAAVAAAKAIDYVGAGTVEFLLDTDGEFYFLEMNTRLQVEHPVTELTTGLDLVRLQLIVAAGGRLPQELTDFHVRGHAIEARLYAEDVEAGFLPASGTLARFAIPDPPGIRVDTGVGTGSEVSIHYDPLLAKVIAHRDSRAEAAGALATTLQHACVDGVTSNRDLLVGILRDPAYRRGDTTTSFLSDHPPADLVEEARREAAGASSAYLLAAALAVVEHGRDTAPVLRSLPAGFRSTPAVPQEVLLQDGDTAHSVRLLVRHNGYDITLDDTRPNLTVHQSSPNLVDITVDGVRRRLTVEFAADRIYVTGPESVRALGVRNRFAEPESRIEAGSLVAPMPGIAVRVNVEVGARVVKGDSLVVLEAMKMEHTITATGPATVVAVRITPGDQVNSGEVLVVLEDHEDEAR
- a CDS encoding acyl-CoA carboxylase subunit beta; translated protein: MQRLMTSVDQGSANYVDNRNAMEQALAELRTHLDESLVGGGEKYVARHRERGRLLPRERIELLVDIGSPMIELSPLAAAGTGFPTGGSVVTAIGVVEGVECALIASDPTVRGGAINPISVTKILRAMDIARENRLPLLFLVESGGADLPSQGDFYLRGGNQYRHLTQMSALGVPTVALVFGNATAGGAYVPGMCDYTILIKNQSKVFLGGPPLVKMATGEESDDETLGGAEMHARDSGLCDYLADDEMDCIRLARQIISHLGWRKLGPEPGPVVEPLADPDDLLGIASADPKVPFDVREVLARIVDGSEFDEFKPYYGQALLTGWARIHGYLVGILANKQGVLFSEESEKASQFIQLANQMDQPLIFIHNCTGFMVGAEYEKRGIVKDGAKMINAVANSTVPHIALMAGASYGAGNYGMSGRPFNPRFAFSWPTARVAVMGGTQLAGVLSIVARQSAQAQGKPFDEDADAKMRQAIEAQIEAESTALFNTARIYDDGIIDPRDTRHVLGMALSVTHSAEVRGVKGGYGVFRM
- a CDS encoding LLM class flavin-dependent oxidoreductase, with the translated sequence MSAPRLAVSAPGADAAEIRRLAGVAQNHNIDALVVGSIRPGPPNSDDTYVMAAAGAVATCTRHLRIPVVLTLRGSAAPLRIAEDIGVLDAMSGGRLELILRIHSDEGWREDLAAILGAWTGWSLDDGRVMPVTPAPVQPSIPTWTIDAGSTLGTADPLTQGDSMMFLAWAHGTVVPDAAALQDIRRRRDAVGATTVVVDIGAVPTRYRDDVIAVLGTVVSPCLRCAPDELTILARDATDWLVRQTELHEPPLR
- a CDS encoding LLM class flavin-dependent oxidoreductase, whose product is MTVREPASTPTRALEVGVGFWSMQSTYMRPIPRPKVYEEAVAEARVVEQLGFDTLWMGEHHLSYDGYCPSLFPAAAGLLSATSSLRIASGVMVVPFHTAARIAEGTAALASLAPNRFRLGVGIGYRAVEFAAARVRPADRVRLTEERVAQLDSAALRERTGPVDLWVGTGVPDGIARAARFGASVLLMPTVTSRNLSTMRDTWAENLKRRAGPPPRFGAMRECWVDTDPAMVRWARGRLLEMWRHYSNFWLDDPVAQRAHRDSLAEQMTRQAIFGSPGEVVDRLGRLIDAGADTLALRVRFDGVTGNALRRCLDLLADEVLPQLGRRA